One stretch of Daphnia pulicaria isolate SC F1-1A chromosome 6, SC_F0-13Bv2, whole genome shotgun sequence DNA includes these proteins:
- the LOC124343328 gene encoding uncharacterized protein LOC124343328: MELEKTYPGIGSALFLASCEEDIGNVNRYVSTPTPDTRTSEKEHVVIALNIELEDRVGVLILDTGYHVPQPVTVMEDGLYPHTGWFKPGGTSRSRRLYNYTFHPSGRYVLWDVKETRKGIEECESALIYTHQAFLSPVDCTERRNLVYNFKSLLKRDASGKVLAGLYFGLKPFDRGFFSLFYQDENQKQIDFKISFSDVYNERDLSEATLENLLHCQTQLELRDGLIELLKKISLALNNAEFMQQLLTINQRIVILAENN; encoded by the exons ATGGAATTAGAAAAGACTTACCCTGGTATCGGATCGGCTCTCTTTCTAGCTTCATGCGAAGAG GATATTGGAAACGTAAATCGATACGTTTCGACTCCAACTCCAGATACCCGCACGTCTGAAAAAGAACATGTCGTCATTGCTTTGAACATCGAACTGGAAGATCGTGTAGGCGTTTTAATACTAGATACTGGTTACCACGTCCCTCAACCTGTGACAGTCATGGAAGATGGTCTCTACCCTCACACTG GCTGGTTCAAGCCTGGTGGCACTAGTCGATCACGACGCCTCTATAATTATACATTCCATCCAAGTGGCCGCTACGTACTCTGGGATGTCAAGGAAACCCGCAAAGGAATTGAGGAATGTGAATCTGCTCTCATTTACACGCATCAG GCGTTTCTATCTCCAGTTGACTGCACAGAGCGACGCAACCTGGTTTACAACTTCAAGTCATTATTGAAGCGAGACGCATCAGGGAAAGTTCTTGCTGGGTTATACTTTGGGTTGAAGCCTTTTGACCGTGGCTTTTTCTCACTGTTCTATCAAgacgaaaatcaaaaacaaattgattttaaaataagtttCTCCGATGTTTACAATGAACGCGATCTATCGGAAGCGACATTAGAGAATTTACTTCATTGTCAAACCCAGTTGGAACTTCGTGATGGTTTGATTGAACTCCTGAAGAAAATATCATTAGCTTTAAACAATGCAGAGTTCATGCAACAGCTGCTGACTATTAATCAGCGCATCGTTATTTTGGCGGAAAATAACTAA
- the LOC124343331 gene encoding 26S proteasome non-ATPase regulatory subunit 10-like has protein sequence MFDSAIFLVFSLSSSLIAAVVLYDLYRRQKKHSDHEKENLDLVCYLAKFPFEMNNEDRCVALMKKHQISPNAPSSNLQRSHITPFLSACFGGSFKLIQFMLEFGADNEFYNLNGDGALYIAIYGIACRLRSAQCAQKRSSEIQRGVLIIDCLTNLGCDVNSRNEFGFTPLHWAATTGEKWLVDHLLKRGADPFILTTHSKAPPSAFASEKKHVQMLLKEAENVHRSF, from the exons ATGTTTGATTCGGCAATTTTTCtggtattttctctttcttcgtcgttgattgctgctgttgtcctGTATGACCTATATCGCCGCCAGAAAAAGCATTCTGatcacgaaaaagaaaaccttgaTCTTGTTTGCTACTTAGCAAag TTCCCATTTGAGATGAATAACGAAGATCGTTGTGTGGCTCTAATGAAAAAGCATCAGATTTCTCCTAATGCACCGAGTAGCAATTTGCAGCGTTCCCATATAACACCTTTTTTG TCAGCTTGCTTTGGTGGATCGTTTAAACTCATCCAGTTCATGTTAGAATtcg GAGCGGATAACGAATTCTACAATCTTAACGGAGATGGAGCCCTTTACATAGCTATCTACGGAATCGCGTGTCGCCTTCGATCTGCTCAGTGTGCTCAAAAACGAAGCAGCGAAATTCAGCGTGGCGTTCTTATAATAGACTGCCTCACAAATCTAG GATGCGATGTAAACTCAAGGAACGAATTTGGTTTCACTCCTTTACACTGGGCTGCTACAACAGGCGAAAAATGGCTAGTTGATCATCTTTTGAAAAGAGGAGCTGATCCATTCATTTTGACTACTCACAGTAAAGCTCCACCTTCTGCTTTTGCTTCAGAGAAGA aacATGTTCAAATGCTATTGAAAGAGGCGGAGAACGTACACCGATCATTCTAA
- the LOC124343367 gene encoding gamma-aminobutyric acid receptor-associated protein, whose protein sequence is MKWQYKEEHPFEKRRAEGEKIRRKYPDRVPVIVEKAPKARIGDLDKKKYLVPSDLTVGQFYFLIRKRIHLRPEDALFFFVNNVIPPTCATMGTLYQEHHEEDYFLYIAYSDESVYGN, encoded by the exons ATGAAGTGGCAATATAAAGAAGAGCATCCTTTTGAAAAACGAAGAGCCGAGGGGGAGAAGATTCGTCGAAAATATCCTGATCGTGTCCCT GTCATTGTTGAAAAGGCTCCAAAAGCAAGGATTGGTGATCtggataagaaaaaatatctgGTTCCGTCAGATCTTACTGTTGGCCAGTTCTACTTCTTAATTCGCAAACGAATCCATCTGCGACCTGAGGATGCactgtttttctttgtcaACAATGTAATTCCTCCTACTTGTGCTACAATGGGAACTTTGTATCAGGAACATCACGAAGAAGACTATTTTCTTTACATAGCTTATAGTGATGAAAGTGTCTAtggaaattaa
- the LOC124343339 gene encoding apolipoprotein D-like isoform X2 encodes MSIKAQIAFDVVCPNVNIVQDFDMQKYSGVWFEIESYPDMINEFDICVSLSYSVQTDGVLQVVSSWFNTSSKAHESIQGSARFVNPGLGAKLLVTYPTSFVTESMSTDGNFWIIETDYKNYAIVFLCLPIGPNISFQFLSYLSRERFPFTMGLNFVHQRIETLGLDRTLLKPIDQTNCPSKAEK; translated from the exons ATGTCAA TAAAAGCACAAATTGCTTTTGATGTTGTTTGTCCAAATGTCAATATAGTGCAGGACTTTGATATGCAAAAG TATTCCGGTGTATGGTTTGAAATTGAATCTTATCCCGACATGATTAATGAGTTCGACATCTGTGTTTCATTGAGTTACTCAGTGCAAACAGACGGTGTTCTTCAGGTCGTGAGTTCTTGGTTCAATACAAG TTCAAAAGCACATGAGAGTATCCAAGGAAGCGCTCGTTTTGTTAATCCTGGCTTGGGAGCCAAACTTCTGGTTACATATCCCACTTCATTTGTTACCGAGTCAATGTCAACCGACGGTAATTTTTGGATCATCGAAACGGATTACAAGAATTACGCTATCGTTTTCTTGTGTCTTCCGATTGGACCAAATATAAGCTTTC AATTTCTTTCGTACTTGAGTCGAGAGCGGTTTCCTTTTACGATGGGTCTCAATTTCGTGCATCAACGCATAGAAACGCTGGGATTAGACAGAACACTTCTCAAACCCATCGATCAGACTAACTGTCCTTCTAAAgcagaaaaataa
- the LOC124343339 gene encoding apolipoprotein D-like isoform X3: MAGSVRALEQSCQMSCSLHKYSGVWFEIESYPDMINEFDICVSLSYSVQTDGVLQVVSSWFNTSSKAHESIQGSARFVNPGLGAKLLVTYPTSFVTESMSTDGNFWIIETDYKNYAIVFLCLPIGPNISFQFLSYLSRERFPFTMGLNFVHQRIETLGLDRTLLKPIDQTNCPSKAEK, translated from the exons ATGGCCGGATCAGTACGTGCCTTGGAGCAATCATGTCAA ATGTCATGTTCGCTTCATAAGTATTCCGGTGTATGGTTTGAAATTGAATCTTATCCCGACATGATTAATGAGTTCGACATCTGTGTTTCATTGAGTTACTCAGTGCAAACAGACGGTGTTCTTCAGGTCGTGAGTTCTTGGTTCAATACAAG TTCAAAAGCACATGAGAGTATCCAAGGAAGCGCTCGTTTTGTTAATCCTGGCTTGGGAGCCAAACTTCTGGTTACATATCCCACTTCATTTGTTACCGAGTCAATGTCAACCGACGGTAATTTTTGGATCATCGAAACGGATTACAAGAATTACGCTATCGTTTTCTTGTGTCTTCCGATTGGACCAAATATAAGCTTTC AATTTCTTTCGTACTTGAGTCGAGAGCGGTTTCCTTTTACGATGGGTCTCAATTTCGTGCATCAACGCATAGAAACGCTGGGATTAGACAGAACACTTCTCAAACCCATCGATCAGACTAACTGTCCTTCTAAAgcagaaaaataa
- the LOC124343339 gene encoding apolipoprotein D-like isoform X1, with product MRQYFGLVIVVFYMYGLLIWSAAKVKAQIAFDVVCPNVNIVQDFDMQKYSGVWFEIESYPDMINEFDICVSLSYSVQTDGVLQVVSSWFNTSSKAHESIQGSARFVNPGLGAKLLVTYPTSFVTESMSTDGNFWIIETDYKNYAIVFLCLPIGPNISFQFLSYLSRERFPFTMGLNFVHQRIETLGLDRTLLKPIDQTNCPSKAEK from the exons ATGAGGCAATATTTTGGTTTGGTGATTGTTGTCTTTTACATGTACGGCTTGCTTATTTGGTCTGCGGCTAAAGTAAAAGCACAAATTGCTTTTGATGTTGTTTGTCCAAATGTCAATATAGTGCAGGACTTTGATATGCAAAAG TATTCCGGTGTATGGTTTGAAATTGAATCTTATCCCGACATGATTAATGAGTTCGACATCTGTGTTTCATTGAGTTACTCAGTGCAAACAGACGGTGTTCTTCAGGTCGTGAGTTCTTGGTTCAATACAAG TTCAAAAGCACATGAGAGTATCCAAGGAAGCGCTCGTTTTGTTAATCCTGGCTTGGGAGCCAAACTTCTGGTTACATATCCCACTTCATTTGTTACCGAGTCAATGTCAACCGACGGTAATTTTTGGATCATCGAAACGGATTACAAGAATTACGCTATCGTTTTCTTGTGTCTTCCGATTGGACCAAATATAAGCTTTC AATTTCTTTCGTACTTGAGTCGAGAGCGGTTTCCTTTTACGATGGGTCTCAATTTCGTGCATCAACGCATAGAAACGCTGGGATTAGACAGAACACTTCTCAAACCCATCGATCAGACTAACTGTCCTTCTAAAgcagaaaaataa